A window of Selenomonas ruminantium subsp. lactilytica TAM6421 contains these coding sequences:
- a CDS encoding ribulose-phosphate 3-epimerase, whose amino-acid sequence MNFQLMASMMCADYRNLQREVEALDAGGIDSFHIDIMDGRYVPNYAMSLNDLRCIRSLTDKPLDVHLMVEHPNNTIELFINSLRPGDTIYIHPEAEYHPSTTLQKIINGGLIPGIAINPGTSFETVHEMLRIVDSVLVMAVNPGNAGQMFLPYVGSKIEKLLSVKDEMEFELYWDGACGADKIWKFAPMGVKGFVLGTTLLFGKNRPYGETLQAIRELRFQ is encoded by the coding sequence ATGAATTTCCAGCTTATGGCCTCCATGATGTGCGCAGATTACCGTAATCTGCAGCGGGAGGTGGAGGCGCTTGATGCAGGGGGGATAGATTCCTTCCATATAGATATAATGGATGGGCGGTATGTGCCGAACTATGCTATGTCATTGAATGACCTGCGGTGCATACGTTCTCTGACGGATAAGCCTTTGGATGTACATTTGATGGTGGAACACCCGAATAATACGATTGAGCTTTTCATCAACAGCCTGCGTCCAGGGGATACGATATATATCCATCCGGAAGCAGAGTATCATCCGTCCACGACCTTGCAGAAAATCATCAATGGCGGCTTGATTCCAGGGATTGCCATCAATCCTGGTACGAGTTTTGAAACGGTGCATGAGATGTTACGGATTGTGGACAGTGTGCTGGTGATGGCGGTGAATCCCGGCAATGCAGGGCAGATGTTTTTGCCTTATGTAGGGAGCAAGATTGAAAAGTTGCTGTCGGTCAAGGATGAGATGGAATTTGAGTTGTATTGGGATGGCGCCTGTGGGGCAGATAAAATCTGGAAATTTGCGCCGATGGGGGTAAAGGGATTCGTATTGGGAACTACGTTGCTTTTCGGTAAGAATCGTCCTTATGGTGAAACGCTGCAGGCAATCAGGGAGTTGAGGTTTCAATGA
- a CDS encoding DUF4160 domain-containing protein, with protein MPTYSTAGITIELRSREDGRHHLPHVHVIYGKYAQVLDLDGNELAGRMPAKQLKRAKEWIADNKSLLEKEWRKFHVHD; from the coding sequence ATGCCCACATATAGCACAGCAGGTATAACCATTGAATTGAGGAGCAGGGAAGACGGACGACATCATTTGCCACATGTTCACGTTATATATGGCAAGTATGCACAAGTCTTGGACTTGGACGGCAACGAATTAGCTGGCAGGATGCCAGCCAAGCAACTCAAACGAGCCAAAGAATGGATAGCCGATAACAAATCTTTGCTGGAAAAAGAATGGAGGAAATTTCATGTGCATGATTGA
- a CDS encoding DUF4422 domain-containing protein, giving the protein MRICKITFYSFVDFCRKVFLHGFGRFLLAKKTVLADYCSWLFLVLERVEEFSVPKGAERADRYIGYMGEVLETLYFIYHKKDFHIVHTGCKFLV; this is encoded by the coding sequence ATGAGAATTTGTAAAATAACCTTCTATAGTTTTGTAGATTTTTGTCGTAAAGTGTTTCTCCATGGTTTTGGCAGGTTCTTATTGGCCAAGAAAACAGTGTTGGCAGATTACTGTAGTTGGCTTTTCCTTGTATTGGAGCGAGTAGAGGAGTTTAGTGTGCCGAAAGGGGCAGAAAGGGCTGATAGATATATTGGGTATATGGGAGAAGTGCTGGAGACGCTGTACTTTATATATCACAAGAAGGATTTTCATATCGTGCATACGGGATGTAAATTTTTGGTATGA
- a CDS encoding ribulose-phosphate 3-epimerase: MQNKKPIEYCASMMCADYACLRDEVKALDAGGIDSFHIDIMDGRFVPNFAMSLNDMAYIAGATKTPLDVHLMVEHPVNTVDMFLRNLRPGDTVYIHPEAEYHPSTTLQKIINAGMVPGIAINPGTSVATVMEMLVIVKKVLVMAVNPGNAGQMFLPYVGKKVKRLLNLKEEYNFQIYWDGSCGMDKIKTYAPQGVDGFILGTTILFGKERAYGDILVELPR, from the coding sequence ATGCAGAATAAAAAGCCGATAGAATATTGCGCTTCTATGATGTGCGCTGACTATGCTTGTCTGCGAGATGAAGTGAAAGCGCTGGATGCCGGTGGCATAGATAGCTTCCACATAGACATCATGGATGGGCGCTTTGTGCCGAATTTTGCTATGTCCTTGAACGATATGGCCTATATTGCCGGTGCCACGAAAACGCCGCTGGATGTGCATCTGATGGTAGAGCATCCCGTTAATACAGTAGATATGTTCCTGCGTAACCTGCGCCCCGGGGATACTGTGTATATCCATCCAGAGGCAGAGTACCATCCTTCCACAACCCTGCAGAAAATCATCAATGCCGGCATGGTACCGGGGATTGCCATAAATCCTGGTACCAGTGTGGCTACGGTGATGGAAATGCTGGTTATAGTGAAAAAAGTTTTGGTGATGGCTGTAAATCCAGGCAATGCTGGACAGATGTTCCTGCCCTATGTGGGTAAGAAAGTCAAGCGGTTACTGAATTTGAAGGAAGAATACAACTTTCAGATATATTGGGATGGATCTTGTGGGATGGATAAGATAAAAACATACGCTCCGCAGGGAGTGGATGGTTTTATCTTGGGAACGACCATCTTGTTTGGCAAGGAGAGAGCATATGGCGATATTTTGGTAGAACTACCCAGATGA
- a CDS encoding class I mannose-6-phosphate isomerase, which produces MLVLEPIVHETIWGGPRLTPLTTTGETQIGHLYSVYARKELSNKILNGAYAGKTLQEVRPDFPLTIALTEADKDLSLQVHPDDEAAQKLEQLARGKRESWYFLEAPESGNLVNGCCLKDMESIRAHVAESDYEGVLDYLPVTVGDYVFVEPGTLHAISAGSLVYEIEQGADFTYRFYDYDRVDAKGNKRELHTEKALACLHPDLKSVVRRYNVEEPIVEATYATQLHHDLNAYENKQDKDICFTLLKGQGKADGVELHPGMTVIISPGERIIGLAVQEAMTAWLTI; this is translated from the coding sequence ATGTTAGTATTGGAACCTATTGTACATGAAACTATTTGGGGTGGCCCACGCTTGACACCTTTGACTACTACTGGAGAGACGCAGATAGGGCATCTTTATTCCGTTTATGCCAGAAAAGAATTGTCCAATAAGATCCTGAATGGTGCGTATGCAGGCAAGACTTTACAGGAAGTTCGGCCTGATTTTCCTTTGACTATCGCCTTGACAGAAGCAGATAAAGACCTTAGTTTGCAGGTGCATCCTGATGATGAAGCTGCCCAGAAGTTGGAGCAGCTGGCTAGAGGAAAGCGGGAGTCCTGGTATTTCCTAGAAGCTCCTGAGAGTGGCAATCTGGTGAATGGGTGCTGTCTGAAAGATATGGAATCTATCCGTGCTCATGTGGCGGAAAGTGACTATGAGGGGGTTTTGGACTATTTACCGGTGACGGTGGGGGACTATGTATTTGTGGAGCCGGGCACACTGCATGCGATATCTGCGGGCAGTCTGGTTTACGAAATAGAGCAGGGGGCAGATTTCACCTATCGTTTCTATGACTATGACCGTGTGGATGCTAAGGGAAATAAACGAGAACTGCATACGGAAAAGGCTTTGGCCTGTTTACACCCTGATTTGAAATCTGTGGTGCGGCGTTATAATGTGGAAGAGCCAATAGTGGAGGCAACCTATGCCACGCAGCTTCACCATGATCTGAATGCCTATGAGAACAAGCAGGATAAGGATATCTGCTTCACTTTACTGAAAGGGCAGGGGAAAGCCGATGGCGTCGAGCTGCATCCCGGTATGACAGTTATCATATCTCCGGGGGAAAGGATCATTGGACTTGCGGTGCAAGAGGCCATGACTGCCTGGCTGACGATTTGA